From one Bos indicus x Bos taurus breed Angus x Brahman F1 hybrid chromosome 7, Bos_hybrid_MaternalHap_v2.0, whole genome shotgun sequence genomic stretch:
- the MKNK2 gene encoding MAP kinase-interacting serine/threonine-protein kinase 2 isoform X2: MVQKKTAELQGFHRSFKGQNPFELAFTLDQACHGEPDFSPECPTRPDMPTSQPIDIPDAKKRGKKKKRCRATDSFSGKFEDVYQLQEDVLGEGAHARVQTCINLITNQEYAVKIIEKQPGHIRSRVFREVEMLYQCQGHRNVLELIEFFEEEDRFYLVFEKMRGGSILSHIHKRRHFNELEASVVVQDVASALDFLHNKGIAHRDLKPENILCEHPNQVSPVKICDFDLGSGIKLNGDCSPISTPELLTPCGSAEYMAPEVVEAFSEEASIYDKRCDLWSLGVILYILLSGYPPFVGHCGSDCGWDRGEACPACQNMLFESIQEGKYEFPEKDWAHISFAAKDLISKLLVRDAKQRLSAAQVLQHPWVQGELGTTWKGQLC, translated from the exons ATGGTGCAGAAGAAAACAGCCGAACTTCAGGGCTTCCACCGTTCCTTCAAG GGGCAGAATCCTTTCGAGCTGGCCTTCACCCTAGACCAGGCCTGCCACGGGGAACCTGACTTCAGCCCAGAGTGCCCAACCCGCCCTG ATATGCCCACAAGCCAGCCCATCGACATCCCTGATgccaagaagagaggcaaaaagaagaagagatgcCGGGCCACCGACAGCTTTTCGGGCAAGTTTGAAG ATGTCTACCAGCTGCAGGAGGACGTGCTTGGGGAGGGTGCCCATGCCCGTGTGCAGACCTGCATCAACCTCATCACCAACCAGGAGTATGCTGTCAAG ATCATTGAGAAGCAGCCGGGCCACATTCGGAGCAGGGTTTTCAGGGAAGTGGAGATGCTGTATCAGTGCCAGGGACACAG GAACGTCCTCGAGCTGATTGAGTTCTTCGAGGAGGAGGATCGTTTCTACCTGGTGTTTGAGAAGATGCGGGGTG GCTCCATTCTCAGCCACATACACAAGCGGCGGCACTTTAATGAGCTGGAGGCCAGCGTGGTGGTGCAGGACGTAGCCAGTGCCCTGGACTTCCTGCACAACAAAG GCATCGCCCACAGGGACCTAAAGCCGGAAAACATCCTCTGTGAGCACCCCAACCAG GTGTCCCCCGTGAAGATCTGCGACTTTGACCTGGGCAGTGGCATCAAACTCAACGGGGACTGTTCCCCCATCTCCACCCCAGAGCTGCTCACCCCG TGCGGCTCCGCGGAGTACATGGCCCCGGAGGTAGTGGAGGCCTTCAGCGAGGAGGCCAGTATCTACGACAAGCGCTGCGACCTCTGGAGCCTGGGCGTCATCCTCTACATCCTACTCAGCGGCTATCCGCCCTTCGTGGGCCACTGCGGCAGCGACTGCGGCTGGGACCGCGGGGAGGCCTGCCCCGCCTGCCAG AACATGCTGTTTGAGAGCATCCAGGAGGGCAAGTATGAGTTTCCAGAGAAGGACTGGGCCCACATCTCCTTTGCTGCCAAAGACCTCATCTCCAAGCTCCTCGTCCGCGATGCCAAGCAGAGGCTGAGCGCTGCCCAAGTCCTGCAGCACCCTTGGGTGCAGGGG GAGCTGGGAACCACCTGGAAGGGGCAGCTGTGCTGA
- the MKNK2 gene encoding MAP kinase-interacting serine/threonine-protein kinase 2 isoform X1 codes for MVQKKTAELQGFHRSFKGQNPFELAFTLDQACHGEPDFSPECPTRPDMPTSQPIDIPDAKKRGKKKKRCRATDSFSGKFEDVYQLQEDVLGEGAHARVQTCINLITNQEYAVKIIEKQPGHIRSRVFREVEMLYQCQGHRNVLELIEFFEEEDRFYLVFEKMRGGSILSHIHKRRHFNELEASVVVQDVASALDFLHNKGIAHRDLKPENILCEHPNQVSPVKICDFDLGSGIKLNGDCSPISTPELLTPCGSAEYMAPEVVEAFSEEASIYDKRCDLWSLGVILYILLSGYPPFVGHCGSDCGWDRGEACPACQNMLFESIQEGKYEFPEKDWAHISFAAKDLISKLLVRDAKQRLSAAQVLQHPWVQGCAPENTLPTPMVLQRNSCAKDLTSFAAEAIAMNRQLAQREEDAAEEEAEQGQPVVIRATSRCLQLSPPSQSKLAQRRQRASLSAAPVVLVGDHA; via the exons ATGGTGCAGAAGAAAACAGCCGAACTTCAGGGCTTCCACCGTTCCTTCAAG GGGCAGAATCCTTTCGAGCTGGCCTTCACCCTAGACCAGGCCTGCCACGGGGAACCTGACTTCAGCCCAGAGTGCCCAACCCGCCCTG ATATGCCCACAAGCCAGCCCATCGACATCCCTGATgccaagaagagaggcaaaaagaagaagagatgcCGGGCCACCGACAGCTTTTCGGGCAAGTTTGAAG ATGTCTACCAGCTGCAGGAGGACGTGCTTGGGGAGGGTGCCCATGCCCGTGTGCAGACCTGCATCAACCTCATCACCAACCAGGAGTATGCTGTCAAG ATCATTGAGAAGCAGCCGGGCCACATTCGGAGCAGGGTTTTCAGGGAAGTGGAGATGCTGTATCAGTGCCAGGGACACAG GAACGTCCTCGAGCTGATTGAGTTCTTCGAGGAGGAGGATCGTTTCTACCTGGTGTTTGAGAAGATGCGGGGTG GCTCCATTCTCAGCCACATACACAAGCGGCGGCACTTTAATGAGCTGGAGGCCAGCGTGGTGGTGCAGGACGTAGCCAGTGCCCTGGACTTCCTGCACAACAAAG GCATCGCCCACAGGGACCTAAAGCCGGAAAACATCCTCTGTGAGCACCCCAACCAG GTGTCCCCCGTGAAGATCTGCGACTTTGACCTGGGCAGTGGCATCAAACTCAACGGGGACTGTTCCCCCATCTCCACCCCAGAGCTGCTCACCCCG TGCGGCTCCGCGGAGTACATGGCCCCGGAGGTAGTGGAGGCCTTCAGCGAGGAGGCCAGTATCTACGACAAGCGCTGCGACCTCTGGAGCCTGGGCGTCATCCTCTACATCCTACTCAGCGGCTATCCGCCCTTCGTGGGCCACTGCGGCAGCGACTGCGGCTGGGACCGCGGGGAGGCCTGCCCCGCCTGCCAG AACATGCTGTTTGAGAGCATCCAGGAGGGCAAGTATGAGTTTCCAGAGAAGGACTGGGCCCACATCTCCTTTGCTGCCAAAGACCTCATCTCCAAGCTCCTCGTCCGCGATGCCAAGCAGAGGCTGAGCGCTGCCCAAGTCCTGCAGCACCCTTGGGTGCAGGGG TGCGCCCCGGAGAACACCCTGCCCACGCCCATGGTTCTGCAGAG GAACAGCTGTGCCAAAGACCTCACTTCGTTCGCGGCCGAGGCCATTGCCATGAACCGGCAGCTGGCTCAGCGCGAGGAAGACGCCGCGGAGGAGGAGGCGGAGCAGGGCCAGCCCGTGGTCATCCGAGCTACCTCACGCTGCTTGCAGCTGTCCCCGCCCTCCCAGTCCAAGCTGGCCCAGCGGCGGCAGCGTGCCAGCCTGTCCGCGGCCCCCGTGGTCCTGGTGGGAGACCACGCGTGA
- the MKNK2 gene encoding MAP kinase-interacting serine/threonine-protein kinase 2 isoform X3 translates to MPRREAKRRRDAGPPTAFRASLKIIEKQPGHIRSRVFREVEMLYQCQGHRNVLELIEFFEEEDRFYLVFEKMRGGSILSHIHKRRHFNELEASVVVQDVASALDFLHNKGIAHRDLKPENILCEHPNQVSPVKICDFDLGSGIKLNGDCSPISTPELLTPCGSAEYMAPEVVEAFSEEASIYDKRCDLWSLGVILYILLSGYPPFVGHCGSDCGWDRGEACPACQNMLFESIQEGKYEFPEKDWAHISFAAKDLISKLLVRDAKQRLSAAQVLQHPWVQGCAPENTLPTPMVLQRNSCAKDLTSFAAEAIAMNRQLAQREEDAAEEEAEQGQPVVIRATSRCLQLSPPSQSKLAQRRQRASLSAAPVVLVGDHA, encoded by the exons ATgccaagaagagaggcaaaaagaagaagagatgcCGGGCCACCGACAGCTTTTCGGGCAAGTTTGAAG ATCATTGAGAAGCAGCCGGGCCACATTCGGAGCAGGGTTTTCAGGGAAGTGGAGATGCTGTATCAGTGCCAGGGACACAG GAACGTCCTCGAGCTGATTGAGTTCTTCGAGGAGGAGGATCGTTTCTACCTGGTGTTTGAGAAGATGCGGGGTG GCTCCATTCTCAGCCACATACACAAGCGGCGGCACTTTAATGAGCTGGAGGCCAGCGTGGTGGTGCAGGACGTAGCCAGTGCCCTGGACTTCCTGCACAACAAAG GCATCGCCCACAGGGACCTAAAGCCGGAAAACATCCTCTGTGAGCACCCCAACCAG GTGTCCCCCGTGAAGATCTGCGACTTTGACCTGGGCAGTGGCATCAAACTCAACGGGGACTGTTCCCCCATCTCCACCCCAGAGCTGCTCACCCCG TGCGGCTCCGCGGAGTACATGGCCCCGGAGGTAGTGGAGGCCTTCAGCGAGGAGGCCAGTATCTACGACAAGCGCTGCGACCTCTGGAGCCTGGGCGTCATCCTCTACATCCTACTCAGCGGCTATCCGCCCTTCGTGGGCCACTGCGGCAGCGACTGCGGCTGGGACCGCGGGGAGGCCTGCCCCGCCTGCCAG AACATGCTGTTTGAGAGCATCCAGGAGGGCAAGTATGAGTTTCCAGAGAAGGACTGGGCCCACATCTCCTTTGCTGCCAAAGACCTCATCTCCAAGCTCCTCGTCCGCGATGCCAAGCAGAGGCTGAGCGCTGCCCAAGTCCTGCAGCACCCTTGGGTGCAGGGG TGCGCCCCGGAGAACACCCTGCCCACGCCCATGGTTCTGCAGAG GAACAGCTGTGCCAAAGACCTCACTTCGTTCGCGGCCGAGGCCATTGCCATGAACCGGCAGCTGGCTCAGCGCGAGGAAGACGCCGCGGAGGAGGAGGCGGAGCAGGGCCAGCCCGTGGTCATCCGAGCTACCTCACGCTGCTTGCAGCTGTCCCCGCCCTCCCAGTCCAAGCTGGCCCAGCGGCGGCAGCGTGCCAGCCTGTCCGCGGCCCCCGTGGTCCTGGTGGGAGACCACGCGTGA